From Peromyscus eremicus chromosome 3, PerEre_H2_v1, whole genome shotgun sequence, one genomic window encodes:
- the Rhno1 gene encoding RAD9, HUS1, RAD1-interacting nuclear orphan protein 1 encodes MPPKKKLQRQSRKAQLLFHQQPLEGPKHHYDSLQQPITHTVQVPSKPIDQGTITSWVLPQFDTKAEGQFPAHRKHRPRDQARHLTRRSACKFPRLTFESPPSSSSETLLISLNREEPCQAEKDPPRRPLVPLLSPQSCGELSGHALQSLCHVFMPPDIQTPGSSVREDPVSPDQKENSLAGCILGPTTPNSPEPGPVLVKDTPEEKYGIKVTWRRRRHLFAYLKEKGKLDKSQFLVKI; translated from the exons ATGCCTCCCAAAAAGAAACTCCAAAGACAGTCCCGCAAAGCCCAGCTGCTATTCCACCAACAGCCACTGGAGGGCCCCAAACACCATTATGACTCTCTCCAGCAGCCCATTACCCACACTGTACAGGTGCCCAGCAAGCCCATTGATCAGGGCACCATCACATCCTGG GTGTTACCTCAGTTTGATACAAAGGCCGAAGGCCAGTTTCCAGCACACCGGAAACACCGTCCCCGAGACCAGGCAAGGCACctaactcggagatctgcctgtaAGTTCCCACGTCTAACCTTTGAGAGTCCACCATCTTCCAGTTCGGAGACACTGTTGATATCCTTGAACAGAGAAGAGCCCTGTCAGGCAGAAAAGGACCCTCCCAGAAGGCCTTTGGTGCCACTGCTCAGTCCCCAGAGCTGTGGGGAACTGTCAGGGCATGCACTTCAAAGCTTATGTCACGTGTTCATGCCCCCTGATATCCAGACCCCGGGATCCTCTGTGAGAGAAGATCCCGTTTCCCCAGATCAGAAGGAAAACAGCCTTGCAGGATGCATCCTTGGCCCTACAACTCCCAACAGCCCAGAGCCTGGGCCTGTTCTGGTCAAGGACACCCCTGAGGAGAAGTATGGGATAAAGGTCACATGGAGACGCAGAAGGCACCTGTTTGCTTACCTTAAGGAGAAAGGGAAGCTGGACAAGAGCCAGTTCCTTGTGAAGATCTGA